One genomic window of Candidatus Poribacteria bacterium includes the following:
- a CDS encoding peptidylprolyl isomerase codes for MRKSHPDLPTYHQHRCSNKKRVGTGNAVSRRRSIFAEAASIAVIGIGVLVIAYLFCPPQMLIAQDAPPQEQIPTDGEQTPDTPDETPTDGEQPPDTADEAPTDAEQPPDATDETPTDAEQPPDATDETEAEGETASERLNPETDVPEEGMVIGDGDSVSMVENFVQIHGNALVKFEDVILRADHVWADFDENLMRASGNVHLKVGDEETYSDELVFNLETKKGIARNGFTYSDPWYFGGSEIFKIEEDKSYVRGATLTTCSLEHPHYYFSVSEVIVRMNQELIAKNIVLRIGGFPLFYFPAIRRDLRKGKIAKIIVKVGTDSYQGPYLSIIQPLVRKRRYDAALLYDRSARRGQGYGFEGKYRFRDTKYKEIHIAIPEDATPNQRTKLEEKANELQERLDGEYDRYWLRQLFLEYKITDEDIARAKESAEEVRTQALEEGTDFAQLAQSNSDHSDTRYEGGDIGFLVPGETDEDGNPKLDPALEAAAFALQEGEVSSIIQTESAFHILKADRVIDVYGEREVRLRRIDINITASDDTEAMLRELADDLLQQAHEGESFEQLLQRADVLSDYIQATLSEINEGKGMLLNEMDTAWQYSVRRMENPGDVTERRPVSTPEGFYIFQLIEKEETPTFEALAEEFEAEWETFYEGIMNPVPEGSEENGDAPETQKTDEMDVEGTDVPPTVPEPTEEIETSDAEEEIQDAETTEPEDLQEMESQEESQETEAIEPEGDQEESQDAEAIEPEGDQDGETEDEDVVDSDEETEEEDTEEGVYRQHDFRGRWEDPSAVASEAQSLYAGEHSRRPIRTRRSFRLIKVDRKRAYRGDIYFYGADRYSYERQNATRIGRSWIMRWAHTQSFFTPWDSREAGRRPISFNGRTELRALNYKEDLQLPGESTLNSFGILTYGTAFSASSRDDLDENGNLRFSRETIGDFTGRVEVRHIHDFTGEGTNSLQKLPQLTLNFSRMRVNAFPLFETLNDGMVSIAEKFKTETPFLSMFTVPTLDSTSLDLDVELGNFFREVYRGKGGEERDVYLQTMDLGFDVRKQSTLLITPLRELQLSLYLNTNAIWHDRDQSQNRNIIRGVYSINATATNTLFRIFDVSYIPGLRKLRHEIQSSLRFDYQPPVDEDESLYPFGPSTYFFERKMLSYNFSTSFEIKTRRSQSAHRVFYYDTRLTADFTEFDPLYKRKYTPVESDLTFVPLPSRNLNVTVRFTHDPNPHPVDGQIFKMVGFRSNIRYTRQTWNVSLGNSFSKRHTSRQASRAITATGRYRLSRNLEFDISLIYYPIERQFYSQRITMTRNLHDWNLRISWNRIGIKRQDSVYNNVRQDFTFQVSLIQEPAISMGVGYDATTETWGVRTVPAGMPYNAFGTGSSLGRSYF; via the coding sequence GTGAGAAAAAGCCACCCCGATCTGCCTACCTATCACCAACACCGATGCTCCAACAAGAAACGCGTAGGTACAGGAAACGCTGTATCGCGCCGTCGTTCTATTTTTGCAGAAGCCGCTTCAATTGCGGTTATAGGCATAGGTGTTTTGGTTATTGCCTATCTCTTCTGTCCTCCACAGATGCTTATCGCCCAAGATGCCCCGCCACAGGAACAAATACCGACTGATGGGGAACAGACACCTGACACTCCAGACGAAACGCCTACTGATGGAGAACAGCCCCCTGATACCGCAGATGAAGCACCGACTGATGCGGAACAACCCCCTGATGCCACAGACGAAACGCCGACTGATGCGGAACAGCCTCCCGATGCAACGGATGAGACGGAAGCGGAAGGCGAAACTGCCTCTGAACGTTTGAATCCAGAAACCGACGTTCCTGAGGAAGGCATGGTGATTGGTGATGGTGACAGTGTGTCGATGGTGGAGAATTTTGTTCAAATTCACGGCAACGCCCTCGTCAAATTTGAAGATGTCATCCTGCGTGCTGATCATGTCTGGGCTGACTTTGATGAAAATCTGATGCGTGCTTCTGGAAACGTTCACCTTAAGGTCGGCGACGAAGAAACCTATTCCGATGAACTCGTCTTTAACCTTGAAACCAAAAAGGGAATCGCCAGAAATGGATTTACTTATAGCGATCCTTGGTATTTTGGCGGTAGCGAAATCTTTAAAATAGAGGAAGATAAATCTTATGTCCGTGGCGCGACCCTGACGACCTGTTCTCTGGAACATCCACACTACTATTTCAGTGTCTCTGAAGTGATTGTCCGAATGAATCAGGAACTGATTGCCAAGAACATCGTCCTGCGCATCGGCGGATTTCCCTTGTTCTACTTTCCAGCCATCCGTCGCGACTTACGCAAAGGGAAAATTGCCAAGATTATCGTCAAAGTCGGAACCGACAGCTACCAAGGACCCTACCTCAGCATTATCCAACCCCTTGTTCGTAAAAGACGCTACGATGCCGCACTCCTTTATGACAGAAGCGCGCGGCGAGGACAAGGTTACGGGTTTGAGGGAAAGTATCGTTTTCGTGATACAAAGTATAAAGAGATACATATCGCTATTCCGGAGGATGCAACGCCGAACCAACGCACCAAATTGGAAGAGAAGGCGAACGAGTTACAAGAACGACTTGACGGTGAATATGATCGTTATTGGCTGAGGCAACTATTCCTTGAATATAAGATTACGGATGAGGATATCGCCCGCGCGAAAGAGAGTGCCGAGGAAGTCCGAACGCAGGCTTTAGAAGAAGGCACGGACTTTGCCCAACTCGCACAAAGCAACTCTGACCACTCTGACACCCGTTATGAGGGCGGCGATATAGGGTTCCTCGTTCCCGGCGAAACGGATGAAGATGGAAATCCAAAACTCGATCCCGCTTTGGAGGCAGCCGCCTTTGCACTACAAGAAGGCGAAGTGAGTTCGATTATACAGACGGAGTCCGCTTTTCATATTCTCAAAGCCGATCGCGTGATTGACGTTTATGGCGAGCGTGAAGTCAGACTTCGCCGCATCGACATCAATATTACTGCAAGCGATGATACCGAAGCGATGCTCCGGGAATTAGCTGACGATCTCCTACAACAGGCACATGAGGGTGAATCCTTTGAACAACTCCTACAACGCGCCGATGTTCTCTCTGACTATATCCAAGCGACGCTTTCCGAAATTAATGAAGGCAAAGGGATGCTGCTAAATGAGATGGATACCGCTTGGCAATATTCTGTTAGGCGTATGGAAAACCCGGGTGATGTTACAGAGCGTCGTCCTGTTTCTACGCCAGAAGGATTTTACATCTTCCAATTAATTGAAAAAGAGGAAACACCTACTTTTGAGGCACTCGCTGAAGAATTCGAGGCGGAATGGGAGACTTTTTACGAAGGCATAATGAATCCAGTACCAGAGGGCAGCGAAGAAAATGGAGATGCCCCAGAGACACAAAAGACCGATGAAATGGATGTAGAAGGGACGGATGTGCCACCTACAGTTCCAGAACCGACAGAAGAAATTGAAACCAGCGATGCAGAAGAAGAAATCCAAGATGCTGAAACGACTGAACCGGAAGACCTCCAAGAAATGGAGTCTCAAGAGGAAAGTCAAGAGACGGAGGCAATTGAACCGGAAGGCGACCAAGAAGAAAGCCAAGACGCTGAAGCGATTGAACCGGAAGGCGATCAAGACGGTGAGACAGAAGACGAAGATGTAGTCGACTCAGACGAAGAAACGGAAGAAGAAGACACGGAAGAGGGAGTCTACAGGCAACACGACTTTCGCGGAAGGTGGGAAGACCCAAGTGCTGTCGCCTCGGAAGCGCAGAGCTTGTACGCTGGCGAACATAGCCGTCGCCCGATTAGAACACGGAGATCCTTCCGTCTTATCAAAGTCGATAGAAAGCGGGCGTATCGAGGGGATATCTACTTCTACGGCGCGGATCGCTACTCTTATGAACGACAGAACGCTACTCGGATTGGTAGAAGCTGGATTATGCGATGGGCACATACCCAATCGTTCTTTACCCCGTGGGACAGCCGAGAAGCCGGCAGACGCCCCATCAGCTTTAACGGTAGGACAGAGTTACGCGCCCTTAATTATAAAGAGGATTTGCAACTTCCGGGTGAATCGACGCTCAACTCTTTCGGCATACTCACCTACGGTACCGCCTTCTCTGCCTCCAGTCGAGACGATCTTGATGAGAACGGGAATCTCAGGTTTTCACGAGAAACTATTGGGGACTTCACAGGTAGGGTTGAAGTCCGCCACATTCACGATTTCACGGGTGAGGGTACAAACTCATTGCAAAAACTCCCACAACTCACTTTGAACTTCTCACGAATGCGTGTGAATGCATTCCCACTCTTTGAAACCCTCAACGATGGTATGGTATCCATTGCTGAGAAATTCAAAACGGAAACACCGTTTCTCTCAATGTTTACAGTTCCCACACTGGACAGTACGAGTCTTGACCTGGATGTTGAACTTGGAAATTTCTTTAGAGAGGTTTATCGTGGTAAGGGCGGTGAGGAGCGGGATGTGTACCTACAGACAATGGATCTCGGATTCGATGTCCGAAAGCAATCAACGCTTCTGATTACACCGCTCCGTGAACTCCAGCTGAGTCTCTATCTTAACACAAACGCGATTTGGCACGACCGGGATCAAAGCCAAAATAGGAACATTATACGCGGTGTTTACAGTATCAATGCAACCGCGACGAATACACTCTTCCGTATCTTTGATGTCAGTTACATCCCCGGATTGCGGAAATTGCGGCACGAGATACAATCCTCGCTCCGATTTGATTATCAGCCGCCTGTTGATGAGGACGAAAGTCTCTATCCGTTCGGACCGAGTACCTATTTCTTTGAGCGGAAGATGCTTTCCTATAACTTCAGCACAAGTTTTGAGATTAAAACCCGACGGAGCCAATCGGCGCATCGTGTTTTCTATTATGATACACGGCTTACCGCTGATTTCACTGAATTTGACCCGTTATATAAGCGTAAATACACACCTGTTGAGAGTGATCTTACATTTGTACCTCTCCCGAGTCGAAACCTAAATGTTACCGTTCGGTTCACCCACGATCCGAATCCGCATCCGGTTGACGGACAAATTTTCAAAATGGTCGGTTTCCGTTCTAATATCCGCTATACGCGACAGACGTGGAACGTGAGCCTTGGGAACTCCTTTAGTAAACGCCACACTTCAAGGCAAGCGTCCCGGGCAATCACTGCTACCGGACGCTACCGCCTCAGTCGAAACCTTGAATTTGATATCAGTCTCATCTACTATCCGATTGAGCGGCAGTTTTATTCTCAGCGCATTACGATGACTCGGAATCTTCACGACTGGAATCTCCGCATCTCATGGAACCGGATTGGTATCAAGCGACAAGACTCGGTCTACAACAACGTCCGCCAAGATTTCACATTCCAAGTTAGTCTAATTCAGGAACCTGCGATTTCAATGGGGGTCGGCTATGACGCTACAACTGAAACTTGGGGTGTCCGCACCGTACCTGCAGGCATGCCTTACAACGCCTTCGGTACCGGGAGCTCGCTCGGTAGGTCATATTTCTAA
- a CDS encoding 2'-5' RNA ligase family protein encodes MPSKTHTTAVVLIPPESAQPPIQAIRRVHDRNFVRWMPHITLLYPFAERRDFRDVTAALAKAAQQIIPFSLQLKRFDAFKHRRSCTMFLVPEPADEIVRLHDTLLQHLPNYDDTARFAGGFHPHLSVGQFQHRSLESEQHRLQTEWQPIRCEIVSLSLIYRSPETNDRFVVAEQFPFQIGNA; translated from the coding sequence ATGCCAAGCAAAACCCACACAACCGCCGTTGTCCTAATCCCGCCAGAATCCGCACAACCACCGATCCAAGCCATCCGCAGAGTCCACGACCGAAACTTCGTGCGATGGATGCCACACATAACGCTGCTCTATCCGTTCGCTGAACGCCGCGATTTCAGAGATGTTACCGCTGCACTCGCAAAAGCCGCACAGCAGATAATACCCTTTTCTCTTCAACTGAAACGTTTTGACGCTTTCAAACATCGCAGATCGTGTACGATGTTCCTCGTTCCTGAACCGGCAGATGAAATCGTGCGGTTACACGACACACTCCTACAGCATCTGCCTAACTACGATGACACGGCACGGTTCGCAGGCGGATTCCACCCACACCTCTCCGTTGGGCAATTCCAACACCGATCCCTTGAGAGTGAACAACACCGACTCCAGACAGAATGGCAACCGATACGGTGTGAAATAGTATCTCTTAGCCTTATCTACCGCTCGCCAGAGACGAATGACCGATTCGTCGTTGCCGAGCAATTCCCCTTTCAAATAGGAAACGCCTAA
- a CDS encoding type II toxin-antitoxin system RelE/ParE family toxin → MNEIMRDVKWIGDSREQVQRFPKPVRRIVGQALNAAQSRLKHINAKPLRGVGSGVLEITARYDTNTYRAVYAIRIGKSIYVLHAFQKKSTRGVRTPKKEIDLIKQRLKVAQEMEEKNE, encoded by the coding sequence TTGAATGAAATCATGAGAGATGTGAAATGGATTGGAGATTCCCGTGAACAGGTGCAGCGTTTCCCCAAGCCTGTAAGAAGAATAGTAGGACAAGCGTTAAATGCTGCTCAATCCAGACTTAAGCACATTAATGCCAAACCTTTACGAGGAGTGGGTTCTGGTGTATTAGAAATTACGGCTCGTTATGATACGAACACCTACCGTGCCGTTTATGCTATTAGAATTGGCAAGAGCATCTATGTGCTTCATGCATTTCAAAAGAAATCTACTCGTGGTGTTAGGACCCCGAAAAAGGAAATTGACTTAATTAAACAACGTCTGAAGGTAGCGCAAGAGATGGAGGAAAAAAATGAGTGA
- a CDS encoding peptidylprolyl isomerase: MMRHVGAYLTICLLLLTSGLTNATARTFDKIVAYVNDDIVTKRELDVLVNQRAIELQQVYRFSEREARNEAERQRSELLDRLIRQMLLLEAALTLQLTVSDAEVEQYVREFKNRYQIETDEEFKKQLNREGMTVVAFREQAERNLKAEKLVMGRIVPRLQVRDSEIRKFFEENQDQLPVKADKVHLRHIFIAYEPTEIDRNAAYEKAGKAREEILAAGSNFEEIAKRYTSKQNTTSQAGILIEATTEELNRFPEVFQNVLTNLAAGELSESIEGNEGLYLFKVETKDDKMIAFRYLIVPLEISAEAMQVARERSVEIFKKLEDGEDFSTLATTYSDDTETRANGGDLGVRSLTELNPKTRTIIEPLAAGTYSNPHETESGVHIFKVDARNTPDLTEAEKQQITAILRQQRFQEEWDVYTDNLISNAYIQIKLKE, encoded by the coding sequence ATGATGCGCCATGTAGGTGCCTATCTAACCATCTGTCTGCTACTCCTTACCAGTGGACTTACAAACGCGACGGCTCGTACTTTCGACAAAATCGTCGCTTATGTCAATGACGACATCGTAACCAAGCGAGAGTTGGATGTTTTAGTGAACCAGCGCGCAATTGAACTCCAGCAGGTCTACCGTTTCAGCGAACGCGAAGCCCGCAACGAGGCTGAACGACAACGAAGTGAACTCCTTGATCGTCTTATCCGTCAGATGCTACTTCTGGAGGCGGCGTTAACATTGCAACTCACTGTCAGCGATGCTGAAGTGGAGCAGTACGTCCGAGAATTTAAAAATAGATACCAGATTGAAACCGACGAGGAATTTAAAAAACAGTTAAATAGAGAAGGCATGACAGTCGTCGCTTTTCGTGAACAGGCAGAACGGAACCTTAAAGCCGAAAAACTTGTTATGGGCAGAATTGTCCCGCGGTTGCAGGTACGAGACAGCGAGATCCGAAAGTTCTTTGAGGAAAATCAGGATCAATTGCCGGTTAAGGCGGATAAAGTCCATTTACGGCATATCTTTATCGCTTATGAACCAACCGAAATTGACCGCAATGCCGCTTATGAGAAGGCTGGAAAAGCGCGCGAAGAAATCTTGGCAGCGGGTTCTAATTTTGAAGAGATTGCAAAACGCTATACCTCAAAGCAGAATACGACTTCACAAGCGGGTATCCTTATCGAAGCCACAACTGAAGAACTCAACAGATTTCCAGAGGTATTTCAGAACGTCTTGACGAATTTAGCAGCCGGTGAGCTGAGTGAATCGATTGAAGGGAATGAAGGACTTTACCTTTTTAAAGTCGAAACAAAAGACGATAAAATGATTGCGTTTCGCTATCTCATTGTGCCTCTCGAAATTAGTGCCGAAGCGATGCAAGTGGCACGCGAGCGAAGTGTCGAGATTTTCAAAAAATTGGAAGATGGAGAAGATTTTAGCACACTCGCCACAACTTATTCCGACGACACTGAGACGCGAGCAAACGGTGGCGACCTCGGAGTTAGATCCCTAACTGAACTCAACCCTAAAACCCGTACAATCATTGAACCGCTCGCAGCAGGGACTTACAGCAATCCACATGAAACTGAGTCTGGCGTTCACATCTTCAAAGTCGATGCGCGAAATACCCCGGACCTCACTGAAGCCGAGAAACAACAGATTACTGCGATACTCCGTCAACAGCGTTTTCAAGAAGAGTGGGACGTATACACCGACAACCTCATCTCGAACGCTTACATCCAGATCAAATTGAAAGAGTAA
- a CDS encoding class I SAM-dependent DNA methyltransferase, producing MDANLAEIENRLWSAADELRANSRLRASEYSTPVLGLIFLRYADHKFTQVAQAIGSETAAGKRSRTDPRTQYQARGAFYLPDTARFQYLLNLPESENIGQAITDAMKAIEAENPQVNGVLPKTYNRLEKSTLLELLRIMEQIPMDIEGDAFGKVYEYFLGNFAMSEGQRGGEFFTPTSLVKLIVEVIQPFHGRILDPACGSGGMFVQSAAFIRNHQQNGKQGQISIHGVERVAETIRLCKMNLAVHALEGDVKQANSYYEDPHNCLDRFDFVMANPPFNVDRVDRERIKDDPRFPFGMPRVDNANYVWIQLFYSSLSESGRAGFVMANSAADARASELDIRRQIIESGAVDIIVSIASNFFYTVTLPCTLWFFDKSKRHTDRHDKVLFIDARHLYQQVSRAHRQFTPKQLEFLSNIVRLYRSESPENRHDSADFLTTKFPDAAYIDVPGLCKVSTVAEIEAQGWSLNPGRYVGVAEQRADDFDFTERFTELNEELAVLNAEAHQLEERIAENVVKILEDTV from the coding sequence ATGGACGCTAACCTCGCCGAGATCGAAAATCGGCTCTGGAGTGCCGCCGATGAACTCAGAGCCAATTCACGCCTCCGCGCCTCAGAATACTCTACACCCGTACTTGGGCTAATCTTTTTGAGATACGCCGATCATAAATTCACACAAGTCGCACAAGCGATTGGCAGCGAAACCGCTGCGGGTAAGCGAAGTAGAACGGATCCGCGAACGCAGTATCAAGCGCGCGGCGCATTTTACCTACCCGATACCGCACGATTTCAATACCTCCTCAATCTGCCGGAGAGTGAAAACATCGGACAAGCGATCACTGACGCGATGAAGGCAATTGAAGCAGAAAATCCGCAGGTCAACGGAGTCCTGCCTAAGACTTACAATCGCCTTGAAAAAAGTACACTCCTTGAACTCCTACGCATCATGGAACAGATTCCCATGGATATTGAGGGAGATGCCTTCGGAAAAGTCTACGAGTACTTTCTCGGCAATTTCGCCATGAGCGAAGGACAGCGCGGGGGTGAATTCTTCACGCCTACCTCCCTCGTGAAACTTATCGTTGAGGTTATCCAACCCTTTCACGGTCGTATTCTCGATCCCGCATGCGGTTCCGGTGGCATGTTCGTCCAGAGTGCAGCGTTCATCCGCAACCATCAGCAAAACGGAAAGCAAGGACAAATCAGTATTCACGGGGTAGAGCGCGTCGCCGAAACGATTCGATTGTGTAAGATGAACCTCGCTGTCCATGCGCTTGAAGGTGATGTCAAACAGGCAAATAGTTACTACGAAGATCCACATAACTGTTTGGATAGGTTCGATTTCGTCATGGCAAATCCGCCTTTCAATGTCGATCGCGTGGATAGGGAACGCATCAAAGACGATCCTCGGTTCCCTTTCGGCATGCCTCGTGTCGATAACGCCAATTACGTCTGGATTCAGTTATTCTATAGCTCGCTTTCCGAGTCTGGACGGGCAGGCTTTGTCATGGCAAACTCCGCCGCCGATGCCCGCGCCTCTGAACTCGACATCCGCCGTCAAATTATCGAATCCGGTGCAGTCGATATCATTGTTAGCATCGCCTCAAACTTCTTTTATACGGTCACCTTGCCCTGTACCCTCTGGTTTTTCGACAAATCTAAACGCCATACCGATAGACACGATAAAGTGCTATTTATTGATGCGCGACACCTCTATCAACAGGTGAGTCGCGCCCATCGGCAGTTCACACCCAAGCAACTCGAATTCCTGTCTAATATTGTCAGACTTTATCGGAGTGAATCCCCTGAAAACCGACACGACAGTGCAGATTTCCTCACGACGAAATTCCCTGATGCAGCATACATTGATGTTCCCGGACTTTGTAAGGTCTCCACGGTTGCCGAAATTGAAGCACAAGGGTGGAGTCTCAACCCTGGACGTTATGTCGGTGTTGCCGAACAGCGCGCAGACGATTTTGACTTCACCGAGCGGTTTACAGAACTCAATGAGGAATTAGCAGTTCTGAACGCGGAAGCACATCAACTCGAAGAACGCATCGCTGAAAATGTTGTAAAGATTCTGGAGGATACGGTATAA
- a CDS encoding UPF0175 family protein, which translates to MIQISEPITLEKLLPLIQKLPKIERERLRESLEKESQLDAAILLYQEDQVTLGRAAELAGIHRFEFEEALAAKGILKIVEVDSAETLKTRIAPIKRLHKSKRDKRRSHEL; encoded by the coding sequence ATGATTCAAATTTCTGAACCGATAACTCTCGAAAAACTATTGCCACTAATACAAAAACTACCGAAAATTGAGCGCGAGCGACTCCGTGAATCCCTTGAAAAGGAATCACAACTTGATGCCGCGATTTTGCTCTATCAAGAAGATCAGGTAACGCTCGGGAGAGCTGCTGAGTTGGCTGGCATCCATCGTTTTGAGTTTGAAGAGGCTTTGGCAGCAAAAGGTATTTTGAAAATTGTTGAAGTGGATTCAGCAGAAACACTGAAAACGCGGATTGCCCCCATCAAACGCCTCCACAAATCAAAAAGGGATAAGAGAAGATCGCACGAACTATGA
- a CDS encoding glucose 1-dehydrogenase, producing MVLKDRIAIITGGSSGIGRGIALEYAREGARIVIADKQETPLRGKYHETDTTTPTVEEIEKLGAQGIFVQTDVSDASQIADLIQQTVEHFGGLDVLVNNAGIHIPGGAQEISIADWDKVVSVNLRGIFVATKLALPHLKRSKFGRIIQIASVHAYGGGAGPAYAPAKAAVVNMVRDTALEIGQFGITVNAICPGYIETAIQDYLTPEQIEEALEKTALPRFGLPRDIGRAAVFLASDDAEWVTGASLLVDGGFAAGV from the coding sequence ATGGTACTTAAGGATCGGATCGCTATCATAACCGGCGGAAGTTCAGGCATCGGACGCGGCATCGCCCTCGAATATGCCCGTGAAGGTGCGCGGATCGTCATCGCCGATAAGCAAGAGACACCGCTTCGGGGCAAGTACCACGAAACCGATACCACAACACCAACCGTTGAAGAAATTGAGAAACTCGGTGCGCAAGGAATATTCGTCCAGACCGATGTCTCTGACGCATCGCAAATTGCGGACTTAATCCAGCAGACTGTCGAACACTTCGGAGGGCTCGATGTCCTCGTCAACAACGCCGGTATCCACATTCCCGGTGGCGCGCAAGAGATCTCCATCGCCGACTGGGACAAAGTCGTCAGTGTAAACCTCCGCGGCATCTTCGTCGCAACGAAACTCGCACTCCCTCATCTAAAGCGGTCAAAATTTGGAAGGATTATCCAGATCGCCTCTGTCCATGCCTACGGCGGCGGTGCGGGACCTGCGTATGCACCGGCGAAAGCGGCTGTCGTCAACATGGTTCGAGATACAGCATTAGAAATCGGTCAATTCGGTATAACTGTCAACGCCATCTGTCCGGGATATATTGAAACAGCCATTCAGGACTACCTCACCCCCGAACAAATTGAAGAGGCATTGGAGAAAACCGCTTTGCCACGTTTCGGGCTGCCGAGAGACATCGGACGCGCCGCTGTGTTCCTCGCCTCCGACGATGCCGAGTGGGTCACGGGTGCCTCCCTCCTCGTGGATGGTGGATTCGCCGCTGGTGTGTAG
- a CDS encoding SDR family NAD(P)-dependent oxidoreductase — MQANPWGTIRFTDKVALITGGASGIGRATANRLAAEGAHVIIADINADMANKVVSEIQEAGGKALFVEVDLADDESVIAAAQVVSEKFSALHSLVNNAAIAGGGAIEDGTWQQTWGPETSIGLRGWVMITQHLLPLLKQEGGAIVNLSSEGGYLGRPGGWVYDAIKSAWVSATKTMAYEFVEYGIRVNAVAPGWVVTEMHFGRASDPAARKKELEETPIRSCIMKRRCGPEEIASAITFLLSDDASYITGQTIHVDGGRWGMSVSRD; from the coding sequence ATGCAAGCAAACCCATGGGGAACAATCCGTTTTACAGATAAAGTCGCTTTAATAACAGGCGGTGCTTCTGGCATCGGCAGAGCAACGGCAAATCGTCTGGCAGCCGAAGGGGCACACGTTATCATCGCTGACATCAACGCAGATATGGCAAACAAGGTTGTCTCGGAAATCCAAGAAGCAGGCGGGAAGGCACTCTTTGTAGAAGTGGATCTCGCTGATGATGAAAGTGTCATCGCAGCAGCACAAGTCGTCTCAGAAAAATTTTCCGCACTCCATAGCCTCGTCAATAATGCCGCTATCGCGGGTGGTGGCGCAATTGAAGATGGCACGTGGCAACAAACGTGGGGCCCCGAAACGTCTATCGGTCTTCGAGGGTGGGTAATGATCACGCAGCACCTATTACCCCTCTTAAAACAGGAAGGTGGCGCGATTGTCAACCTCTCATCAGAGGGCGGCTACCTCGGCAGACCCGGCGGATGGGTCTACGATGCCATTAAGTCCGCATGGGTCTCTGCCACGAAAACGATGGCGTACGAATTCGTCGAATACGGGATTCGAGTTAACGCCGTTGCACCCGGTTGGGTTGTCACAGAGATGCACTTCGGGAGAGCATCCGACCCCGCGGCTCGGAAAAAGGAGTTAGAGGAGACACCTATCAGGTCCTGCATCATGAAACGCCGCTGTGGCCCCGAAGAGATAGCATCAGCCATCACCTTTCTCCTCAGTGACGACGCTTCCTATATCACAGGGCAGACAATACACGTTGACGGCGGGCGTTGGGGAATGTCTGTTAGCAGAGATTGA
- a CDS encoding XRE family transcriptional regulator — protein sequence MSEEIKIEESSGNVFLDIGFSKEEAEREQLRVDLVIKIYQLFEELELTPAKASTHFGLDPSDVSRIQNGDFDFNVDKLFTILSQLNRNVEIRITPSDEKIGYLRVVAT from the coding sequence ATGAGTGAAGAAATCAAAATTGAGGAGAGTTCTGGAAACGTATTCTTAGACATCGGTTTCTCGAAAGAAGAAGCTGAACGTGAGCAGTTACGGGTGGATCTTGTGATTAAAATCTATCAACTTTTTGAGGAACTTGAGTTGACTCCTGCAAAGGCATCAACACACTTTGGACTTGATCCATCCGACGTATCCCGAATACAAAATGGGGATTTTGATTTTAACGTTGATAAACTATTTACAATCCTCAGTCAGTTGAATCGAAACGTGGAGATTCGCATCACACCTTCCGACGAGAAAATCGGGTACCTACGAGTCGTTGCAACTTAA